The window GTTTGAAGGCTTCGTCCGCGTCGCATTCCTTGGTGGCCACGAAGCGGGTGCCCATCTGGACGCCGGATGCGCCCATTTCGAGAAAGCGGGCAATGTCTTCGCCCGTGTAGACGCCGCCGGCCGCGATGACCGGGATCGGCTTTTCGTGCTTTTCGCGGTAGGGGGCCACGGCCTCGACTACCTGGGCGAGAATTTTTTCCAGCTGATATTCGGGGTCTTCGATCTGCTCGGCCTTGAAACCGAGGTGGCCGCCGGCCCTGGGGCCTTCGACGACGAAACCGTCGGGCAGGTAATTGAATTTGTTGGCCCACTTGCGGCAGAGGATGGAGGCCGCGCGGCCCGAGGAGACGATGGGCACGAGCTTGGTGCGCAGTTCTTCCTTCATTTCATCGGAAACTTCCCGCAGATAGCCCGGCAGATCCAGGGGCAGGCCCGCTCCGGAGATGATAAGGTCCACTTTTTCGCGGATGGAAGTGCGGACCATGTCGCCGTAGTTGGTCAGGGCGCACATGATGTTCACGCCGAGCAGGCCGTCGGTCATCTTGGACCGGGCCTTGCGGATTTCGTCGATGAGGCTGCGGCGGTCGGCCCCTTCCGGGTCCTTGGCGCGTTGAGGATCGCGCATACCGATCATGGAAGTGGCGATGACGCCCACGCCGCCTTCGTTGGCCACGGCGCTGGCCAGTCCGGAGAGCGAGATGCCGACGCCCATGCCGCCCTGAATGATGGGCAGCCGCGCGGTGACATCACCGAAGCTGAGACTGGGAAGTTTCATTATATATACCTCTCATAGTTCTGATGATTAAAAGTCCCTTGCGCTGAATTCGTCTTCAAGTCAAGGCAAACAGCCGTTTCAAATCAGTGTTGTAGGTTGCCGATGTGCTCCTTGACCACCAACTCGGCGAAATACATGGAACTGGTGAAAGCCGGGGAAATCGAGTTGAGGATGTGGACGCTGTTCAACGCTTTTTCGGTGACGAAATCCATGACGAGCCGGTTCGTCCTGATGTCCACGAGCTGCGGCCGGATGCCCGCCTTGGAGGACGGGAGCATGTCCTCGGGCCTGAGTTCCCTGACGAGTCTGGCCGCATCCCTGAAGAAGTGTTTGAAGAAGTATTTGCGCGGTTCTTCCAGGGCGATGGCCCGGAATTTCTCGTTCTCCATGAACATGCGCGCGTCGCGGAATAGAATTTCCGGAACTTCCGCGTCCAGTCCCTTGAGGATGCCGTAGTTCTCGCGTCCGAAGGCGGGGATGGCCGTCGGGCCGACATAGACGTCGCCGTGCACGCTGCGGGTGAAGTGCACGCCCAGAAACGGATTCTTGATGTTCGGGACAGGGTAGATGGACCCTTTGATCCTGTCGGCGGCTGGTTTGGCGAGCTTCCGGTATATGCCCTTGAACGGAAGCAGACGGTAGTTTTCGGCGATGCCGAAGGCCTGCGCCACTTTGTCGCTGTATGCTCCGGCCGCGTTGATGAACAGCTTGTGGCCTATGTCGCCCTGGTTGGTGGAGACAGTGTTCGGCCCGGTTGCGCCGATAAAACGCGTGTTGAAGAAAAATCGGACCTTTCCGCTGGTTTCCAATTCTTCGCGGAGCGCGTCGAGCACGCGTTTGGGATCGACCACGCTGGTCAGGGGGGAAAACAGGGCGCGGTCCACGGTGCGCGCGTTGGGTTCGATCACGGCCAGCCGTTTCTCGTCGATCATCTCCACGGTGCCGCCGTTGGCCGTGGCCCGCCGCAGGAGTTCGTCCAGAACTCCCCGCTCGTCCTCGGTTCGCGCTACGATGACCTTTCCCGATTTGAAAAGGGGCAGCCCCTTTTCCTCGCAAAAGGCCGTCATGCGCCGGTTGCCTTCGAGGCACATCTTGGCCTTGAGCGTGCCAGGATCGTAGTAGATGCCCGCGTGGAGCACGCCGCTGTTCCGGCCAGAGGCGTGTCTGCCCTGTGCCGGTTCCTTGTCGAAGACGACGATGTCGTCGCATCCGGCAGCGACCAGTTCGCGGGCGATGGTCAGCCCGAGGATGCCCGCTCCGCAGATAACGATGTGCGCGGAGTACATGGGGCTACTCCTTGGTCAGCAGGGAAACTCCCCTTCGGGTGTTCTTTTTCCTGAGCAGGTCCGTGCCCACGATTTCCATGACCACGACTTCGCCGACCAGCCAGATGTCCAGGCCGGGGCGGATGCAGCCCGTAAGGGTTTCGCCGTCGCGCCCCAGAGCTGCGTGCATGTGCAGGACGGGGGCGCCAGACTCGTCCGGGAACAGGGTGCCCAGTCCGATCACTTCGCGGGCCCCGCGCACAGGACACAGGATGGGATCAATGACCTGGGCCCTGCCGTCCTTGGGGCCGGACACCACGTTGCCTTTGTCCGCGCCGCCGATAAGCGTACACAGAGCGGCCTTGATATCGTGTTCCCGGGCGAATTGTTCGAGGCAGCCCGGAAGCCGCTCGCCGTTTTCCAGGCGCAGGGTGAAAACCCTGCCCACATTGCCTTGGCTGTACTGCATGGGAAAACCTACTTGTCCTTGGGCGGGATTTGCCCGCACGGTTTGGTGAAGTCGCACCATTTGCAGCGGTCCCCGGGCCGGGGGGCGAACCGGGAGGCCGTCAGCATATGCCGGATCAATGTCTGTATCAGGAGCGGGGCGATGTCGTCCACAGCCTCGTCCACTTCCTCTTCCGTCCATTTCCCCGGGAAAAGCAGACGCTCGTCGCCGTTTTCGGCCAGGTGGATCAATCCGGCGTTGACCGGGGATTCGCCTTCGGCCTCGGCGTATAGATGCAGGTAGGCCGGGAGCTGTATCGAACGCACGCTGTCCGCCAGGTCGGCCGCCAGGTCAGGGTCGATATCACCCCCGGCGAATCCTTCCATGCGGTCGAGAAGCTCCATGTCCTGCCAGAAACCCGCCTTGGGCATGGGCGCGCCGCCGGTCTTGTAGTCCAGGATGACGACGCCCTTTTCCCGACGTTCCACCCGGTCGATGCGGCCCTTGAACGGAATCGACCGGCCGTCCAGGGTCAGGGACGATTCAAGAGCCTGCTCCAGGCCGAGCAGGGTGGCCGGTTTCTGCTTGCCCACAAATTGTTCGAGGCGATAACACCCGGCCTCCATGAGGGCCATGCGGGTGTCCAGGGGAAGCCTCGCATAGAGCGGCCCGGCCCGGAACGATTCGCTGAACGCTGCGAGCAGCGGGGCGGGATCAAGGCCGGAGAGCTCTTCGCCTGTGCCCACGTGGGGAAGGAGAAATTCCTTGAGCACGTTGTGGACCAGGGAGCCGAATTCGCTGCGGTCGCCTTCTTCGTCCACGGAGTCGATGGGCCTTATGCCGGAGAGGTATTGGTAGAAGAACCGCTTGGGGCAGTTCATGTACAGGTCAAGGCTGGACGGCGACAACCCCTTGTCGGCCAGGCGCTCCTCAAGAGCCAGGCGCACCGCTTCGGTCACCGGAATCGCCGGGAGCCCGGACGGCAGGGAACTGGCCGGGAAAGTAACGGTGCGGATAGCCTTGTCCTTTGCCGTCAGGAGTCGTTTGGCGGACAGTTCCCGCTCCCAGAGCAGTTGCTCGACGAAGCGGCTGCGTACGGACTTCTGGTCGAGCAGGCCGGGCTGGACGCCGTTCTGGTAGTATATGACAGCTTCTTTGGCTCCCATGAGCAGTCGGTAGAAGTTGTAGCCCGAGACGTTGTCCCGTTCGCGGGCGTCGGGCAGGCCGAGGAGTTTGCGCAGGGGGTCCGGAAGGAGTGGATCGAATGGGTTGGTGCCGGGAAGCCTCTCTTCTTCGGCGTCGAGGATGAAAAGCCTGTCGAAATGAAGCAGGCGGGTTTCCAAAACGCCGAGGACTTGCAGCCCCGTCAGGGGATCGGGCTCGAAGGATACGCGTTCCTGGCCGAGCATCCGCCGTAGAAAGGCGTGCAGGGTGGACCTTCCGAATGGCTCGAAGCTTGTTTCCGCCCCCTTGAGTTGGGGGATGACCGAGTTGGTCAGCCGGAACAGGCATTCGGCGTCCATCAGATAGGTATGCCACAGCCTTTCGCCCTGCGCGTGGAGCATCCCGGCCAGCCCGGCCAGGGCTCCGCCCAGGTCCGCCAGTGTGGCCACGGATTCGAATGCGGTCAGACAGCGGTTCAGGATTTCTTTGAGCAGCGGCCCAGCCACGGTTTCGTCCACATCGGCAAGACCGTTTTCGTCCCAGGCCGGTTCCCAGTTCATGGGGTCGATGAACTTTTCGCCACGGCGGATGATCGCTTCCCACAGGTGGAAAAGGGTGCGCAGCGGCTTGTCGTCGGGCCCGAGCAGCCGCAGGTAGGGGTGGCGGATGAGGGCGACCATGTCCTTCCAATAATAACGGCCGTCCGGGGCGCGGTTTTCTTGAAGGGTCAACAGGGTCTCGATGAGCCGAGCCAGGGATGTGCGGGCCAGGGGGTAACCCATGGAGATGTTCGGTTCCAGGTCCGGGTCCACCTCGGGCAGCATGTGCAGCACGGGCAGTAACGCGCCTTCGTCGGGCAGGACTATGGCGGTCCGGTCCAGGGTGCCGTGCTCGCGGACTTCGCGCATGTCTTCGTTCAAACCGGCAAGCTGCGAGTGGCGGTCATATCCTTCGCAGAAGCGGATGTCCGGGCTGCGGGGAGCAGTGTCCAATCTCCCGGGGATTTCCGGGCGCACCCCCCAGCGGGAGAGCCAGGCCGTGTGCTCGGCCGTGGCCCAATGAGGGCGGCCGCCTTCGGCCAGGGCTGGATCGGAGTGCAGTACCGGGGTAAGGATGCCGTGCTCCCAAAGGTGGTTGAAGAGCCGGTCTTCGGTTCCGCTGAGCGCGTAGAATCCGGCAGCCAGCACTGTCCTGTCGTTCAGCGACGCGGCGACGTCGTCCAGGCGGTCGAGAACGAAACGGGCGGACAGTCCCGGCGTGGTCCAGCCCCTGGCGTCGAGCCGGGCAAGGTATTCATGATGGATGGCGCGCAACTGTTCGAGGAGCGCGGCGGCGTAGGCCGAGACCTCGCCTTCCATGTATTCCAGGTCCTGCGGCTCCAGATCCTGTCGCAACAGGTCGTCCATGAGCCGGGCGAGGAGAACGCCCCATGGCAGGAAGGCCTCGCGGTCAAGCTCGGGAAGGCGAGACAGAAGGCTGCCTTTGCGGCCGCTCAGGTCCGCCACGATGCGGTGGAGCATCTCCACCAGATCGAGCTGGTTGGCACGGATGGGCGGAGTGGGCGAGAGGCGGCGGTGCAGCCCGGACACGAAATCCGCGATGGAGGTCATCTCCGGCATGAACGAGGGCCGGGGCATGGCCGGGTGCGCGGCGAGCAGCGCCTTGAGATGGCGGCGCGGGCGGTTGTGCGGAAAGAGGACGGTCAGCTTGCCTGGATCGTCGGACTCAGTGACCATGTCGGCCAGAACCGGCATGAAGTCGATCTGCCAGGGAATCAGGATCATGGGGTTCATCTATGCGTTCCTCACCACTTCGCGAATTTCGCGCCGGTCCAGGTAGACCAGGAAACCTCGCGGCTCGCCGTAGCTGCCCATGGCCGCGAGAATATCCATGTATTCGCGGACCTGCACCTCATTGTGCGGGGCCGGTTGGCCTGTCTTGAAGTCCACTATGACCGCCTCCTCGCCCACGGCCAGTAAATCGAACCGCTTGAATTCGCCGCCGGGAGCCAGCACTTCGGGTTCGCGTGCGCCGACGGCCAGCCAACCGCGCAGCCGCTCGTCGCCGAGCGCCCATTCGGCCATGGCCCGCAGTTCAGCATCGAGTTTATTCCGTTCCGCGTCGGACAGCGCGCCCAACTCCGGAAAGTCCTGCGCGGCCAGGACCATGGCGCGGTCGATGTCCGCATCGGCGTCGCCGCTGACGGCCATGTGTTCCATGACTCGGTGGGCAACCTCGCCGCGCATACGCTCGTTGAAGAAATAGTCGTCCAGGTTGTGGCGGTAGACGCGCAGACGCGGGAGCCAGCCCATGAGGTCGGCTTCGCCTGTTTCCGGGGCCAGTTCGCACGGCTCGGGCCGGGGCGCGCTCGCCGAGGGATGCGTTTCGGCCGGGGTGTCCCCCCGTTCGAATACGCCGTCGTCGTCCAGTTCCAGAAAAAGGTCCATGGCCTTGAGGGTGGCCGGATTGGAGACCCTTCCCGCCTGTTCCGGGAAAAATCCGTAGAGTTCCTCCCGCGCCCTGGTCCAGGCGACATAGAGGAGATTGAGCTGTTCCCGTACGGTCCGGCCCAGGCTTTCCAGGTACGGTCGGCCCAGTTCCTTGCGCAGGGGCACAAGCAGATTGCGCCCCTTGTGTTCGCGAACCACGTAATTGCGGTCCGTGCCGGTCTTCCAGTGGTGGAAGGGAACTATTGTCACCGGAAACTCCAGCCCCTTCGACTTGTGGATGGTCATGATGCGCACGGCGTCGATGTTCTCGGGCAGCGGAACCTTCTCCTGATCGGATTTCTCTTCCCAGTATTCCAGGAAGGCGGACAGGGAGCCGTATCCGTTTTCTTCCGCCAGGTGGATGACTTCGAGGAAGCGGCGCACGTACAACTCGGCTTCGGGATGCCGCTCCAGGACGCGGAAGACGCGCACGGCCTCCATGGCCAGGTCATAGGGAGTCATCAGCCCGGACTGGTTGTAGAAGGGCTCGATAAGCCGCCGCCAGTGGTCGGGGAAGTCCTCGCGGAATTGGACGCCCAAGGGTTTCTTCCAGGGCCGGACGAGCCAGTCCAGCAGTTCGGTTTCAGGCAGTCCGGATTCGGCCAGGAAAAGTTCCTTGCCGCCGATGAAGGCCAGGAAGGCCGCGTCGTCGCGGGGAAAATCAAGGAAGGCGAGGAATCCCGCCAACTGCCGCACCACGGGGTGGCGGTTCAGTTGCAGGGAGTTTTCGGTGATGACCGGGATGTTCTTTTTTACCAGCAGGTCGCAGATCAGCGAGGCATGGGGATGGGAGCGGACCAGGATGCCGATGTCCCGGTAGCTGCGCCGCGCAGTCAGGTCGTCCATGAGCGCGTCGAGGCGCTCCAGGGTCTGTTCCTCGATGTCGCCGGAGCTGCCGCCGGGCAGCCGTTCCATGCGCACGTAGCCACCGGTATTGAGGTGCTTCTCTGGAAGGGATTGGGAGCAGTCCCGGAAGCTGCGCATGAGTTCTTCGGCGAATTCGGCGCGGAAGGAGGCGTCGGCGTCGGGCAGAACGCGTTCCGCCAGGTCGGCAGCCTGGTCAGGGTCTTCGAGATTGGAGAAGAAGTTGTTGTTGAACTCGACCACGTTGCGGTGGCTGCGCCAGTTGTCCGGCAAATTCTCGGCCTTGGCGTCCTCGGCGAGTCCCGCCACCTCGGGCTGGGTCATGACTTCGTCGAACAGGGCCGAGTCGCCGCCGCGCCAGCCGTAGATGGCTTGCTTGACGTCGCCCACGAAGAACAGGCTGCCGCCCTTGGCCAGGCATTCCCCGGCCAGCGGGGTGATGGCCCGCCACTGGTCGCGGTTGGTGTCCTGGAATTCGTCCACCAGCAGGTGGTGCAACCGGCATCCGAGGCGGCAATACGCTTCGGACACGGCTCCGCCGTCCGCCAGCAGGTCGATGACGTGTCCGGCCACCCCTGAGTTGAGAACCGTGCCCTGCCTGCGCTGCAATTCCTCCAGGCCGTTTTCGAGGCGCAGGGCGATTTCGATGGCCGGGGCAAGGAAATAGGCTCCGGCCAGGGTGGCGTGAGCGAGCCGGTAGTCGGCCCATTTGTCCTGGAGACGGGCATAGAAGGATTCGGTCCGTTCATCCACCAGCCCTTTGCCTTTGGCCAGGACGCAGTCCGCCACACTTGTCTTGTGGATGGAAGCGGAGTCGGGGACGGAATCGAACAAGTCCATATTCAGGCAATTGGCCAGGAAATCCTTGAAGTATTTGTTCAGGGGCAGGCCGACTTCCGCTGCATGGGCGGCCATGGCCTCCACGGAGCGTTTGAAGGAATCGTAATCCTCCACCAGCAGATCGGCGATGGCCTTTTGATCCGTGAGCAGGCTGCTCGTGCGGGTCTCCAGGCAGCCGGTCAGTTCGCGCAGCCGGTCGCGGACCGTGTCCTGTACCCAGAAACCGTTGCGCCTTTCCTGCCGGATGAGGGTGCGGACCGCATCGTCCAGAAGGGCGGCCGATGGCTCGTCCGTCTCACACAGGCCCAGGAAGTGGTCGAAGACCGCATCGAACAGCTCGCGCTCGTCGAAAACGATCTCGAAGTCGGGGCGCACGCCGAATTCCAGGGCGAAGAGGCGGAGCAACAGGACCAGCAGCGAATCGATGGTCCGGATATTCAGGCGGTGGTAGCGGCGCAGGATCGCGCCCACCGTGCGCCGGGCCGTGTCCGGCGAGCAGGCCGGGTCCTTGTCGAGGCCCAGGGCGATGCTTTTGAGGCCGCCGACGATCCGTTCCTTCATCTCGGCCGCGGCCTTGTTGGTGAAGGTCACGGCCATGATTTCGGGCCAGGAATATCCTCGGCCGGGGTGGTTGGTGCACACGAAGGTCGCTTCGTCGCCCGCTGCGTCCAGCAGAGCCAGGAAGCGGCGGGTAAGCTGGTACGTCTTGCCCGAGCCCGCGGACGCCTTGACCTGTTTCAGTTCAGACATTTCCTACACCTCGCCCCGGGCGGCTCTTCGGGTGCGCTGGCCGGACAGCACGACCATGAGCACCGCAACGATAATCAGGGAGGAGCCCGCGTAGCCGAGCATGGAAAACTTTTCGCCGAACAGGATGAAGGCGAGCACTGCGGCGACCAGGGGTTCGAAGGTGGCGATTACCGACGCGTGGGTGGCGTCCATGCGCTTCAGGCCCGCGTAGTACACCGAGAATGCCCCGTAGGAAGTGACCAGGGCCATGCCGAGCATAAGCAGCCAGGTTCCCGCGGATTTCGGCACGAAGTCGATGAACGGCAGGAGGAACATTGCGCCGAAGGGCAGGGCGTAGACGAAAATCGTCGGCGTGGGATAGCGGTAGAGGAATTTCTTTCCGAAGATGTAGTACAGGGCATAGGTGAATCCCGAGAGCAGCCCGGCGGACAGGCCGAAGACGTTCATCTCGATGGTCGCCCCGCTCATGAGCTTGGGGCCGAGGCTGATGCAGGTCACGCCGAGGACCGTCATGCCCACGCAGGCCGTCTTGATCAGGGTGAGCTCCTCCTTGAGGACGAGCCTGGAGAGCAGGGCCACCCAGGCCGGGGCCGTGTACAGCAGCACGGCGGCCATGGCCATGCCCACGTCGCGGATGGCTATCTGGTATGCCCCGTAGAACAGGGTCACGCAGATGACCCCGAAACCCAGCAGGGCGGGCAAATCGCTGCGGTGGACCTTGATCTGTCCGGCCACGGCCGCATGGATCAGGAAGAAGACCCAGCCGAACATGGCCCGCCAGAAGGCTATTTCCAGGGCGCTCACGCCCGCGTTCAGGATGAACTTGGTGAATACGCCGATAAGCCCCCACATGAAGGCGGCGGCCATGACATAGAGGAATCCGGGCATGGCTACAGTTCCACCAGGGTCCCGATTCCGGCTTCGGCGGCGCGCTCGAAAACCAGGGCGGCGGTCATGACGTCGTGGGTGGCTATGCCCATGAGAACCGCCCCTCGGAGACCTTCGCGCACGGCCACCCCTTGCTCCGCGCATATTTCACACATGTCGGCGTCGATAGCTTCAGGCCCGGGGTAGCCGTTTTGAAAATAGGTGCCCTG is drawn from Desulfovibrio sp. Fe33 and contains these coding sequences:
- a CDS encoding PD-(D/E)XK nuclease family protein, whose protein sequence is MNPMILIPWQIDFMPVLADMVTESDDPGKLTVLFPHNRPRRHLKALLAAHPAMPRPSFMPEMTSIADFVSGLHRRLSPTPPIRANQLDLVEMLHRIVADLSGRKGSLLSRLPELDREAFLPWGVLLARLMDDLLRQDLEPQDLEYMEGEVSAYAAALLEQLRAIHHEYLARLDARGWTTPGLSARFVLDRLDDVAASLNDRTVLAAGFYALSGTEDRLFNHLWEHGILTPVLHSDPALAEGGRPHWATAEHTAWLSRWGVRPEIPGRLDTAPRSPDIRFCEGYDRHSQLAGLNEDMREVREHGTLDRTAIVLPDEGALLPVLHMLPEVDPDLEPNISMGYPLARTSLARLIETLLTLQENRAPDGRYYWKDMVALIRHPYLRLLGPDDKPLRTLFHLWEAIIRRGEKFIDPMNWEPAWDENGLADVDETVAGPLLKEILNRCLTAFESVATLADLGGALAGLAGMLHAQGERLWHTYLMDAECLFRLTNSVIPQLKGAETSFEPFGRSTLHAFLRRMLGQERVSFEPDPLTGLQVLGVLETRLLHFDRLFILDAEEERLPGTNPFDPLLPDPLRKLLGLPDARERDNVSGYNFYRLLMGAKEAVIYYQNGVQPGLLDQKSVRSRFVEQLLWERELSAKRLLTAKDKAIRTVTFPASSLPSGLPAIPVTEAVRLALEERLADKGLSPSSLDLYMNCPKRFFYQYLSGIRPIDSVDEEGDRSEFGSLVHNVLKEFLLPHVGTGEELSGLDPAPLLAAFSESFRAGPLYARLPLDTRMALMEAGCYRLEQFVGKQKPATLLGLEQALESSLTLDGRSIPFKGRIDRVERREKGVVILDYKTGGAPMPKAGFWQDMELLDRMEGFAGGDIDPDLAADLADSVRSIQLPAYLHLYAEAEGESPVNAGLIHLAENGDERLLFPGKWTEEEVDEAVDDIAPLLIQTLIRHMLTASRFAPRPGDRCKWCDFTKPCGQIPPKDK
- a CDS encoding UvrD-helicase domain-containing protein — its product is MSELKQVKASAGSGKTYQLTRRFLALLDAAGDEATFVCTNHPGRGYSWPEIMAVTFTNKAAAEMKERIVGGLKSIALGLDKDPACSPDTARRTVGAILRRYHRLNIRTIDSLLVLLLRLFALEFGVRPDFEIVFDERELFDAVFDHFLGLCETDEPSAALLDDAVRTLIRQERRNGFWVQDTVRDRLRELTGCLETRTSSLLTDQKAIADLLVEDYDSFKRSVEAMAAHAAEVGLPLNKYFKDFLANCLNMDLFDSVPDSASIHKTSVADCVLAKGKGLVDERTESFYARLQDKWADYRLAHATLAGAYFLAPAIEIALRLENGLEELQRRQGTVLNSGVAGHVIDLLADGGAVSEAYCRLGCRLHHLLVDEFQDTNRDQWRAITPLAGECLAKGGSLFFVGDVKQAIYGWRGGDSALFDEVMTQPEVAGLAEDAKAENLPDNWRSHRNVVEFNNNFFSNLEDPDQAADLAERVLPDADASFRAEFAEELMRSFRDCSQSLPEKHLNTGGYVRMERLPGGSSGDIEEQTLERLDALMDDLTARRSYRDIGILVRSHPHASLICDLLVKKNIPVITENSLQLNRHPVVRQLAGFLAFLDFPRDDAAFLAFIGGKELFLAESGLPETELLDWLVRPWKKPLGVQFREDFPDHWRRLIEPFYNQSGLMTPYDLAMEAVRVFRVLERHPEAELYVRRFLEVIHLAEENGYGSLSAFLEYWEEKSDQEKVPLPENIDAVRIMTIHKSKGLEFPVTIVPFHHWKTGTDRNYVVREHKGRNLLVPLRKELGRPYLESLGRTVREQLNLLYVAWTRAREELYGFFPEQAGRVSNPATLKAMDLFLELDDDGVFERGDTPAETHPSASAPRPEPCELAPETGEADLMGWLPRLRVYRHNLDDYFFNERMRGEVAHRVMEHMAVSGDADADIDRAMVLAAQDFPELGALSDAERNKLDAELRAMAEWALGDERLRGWLAVGAREPEVLAPGGEFKRFDLLAVGEEAVIVDFKTGQPAPHNEVQVREYMDILAAMGSYGEPRGFLVYLDRREIREVVRNA
- a CDS encoding NAD(P)H-dependent flavin oxidoreductase; translation: MKLPSLSFGDVTARLPIIQGGMGVGISLSGLASAVANEGGVGVIATSMIGMRDPQRAKDPEGADRRSLIDEIRKARSKMTDGLLGVNIMCALTNYGDMVRTSIREKVDLIISGAGLPLDLPGYLREVSDEMKEELRTKLVPIVSSGRAASILCRKWANKFNYLPDGFVVEGPRAGGHLGFKAEQIEDPEYQLEKILAQVVEAVAPYREKHEKPIPVIAAGGVYTGEDIARFLEMGASGVQMGTRFVATKECDADEAFKQAYINAKAEDVTIIKSPVGMPGRAIRNGFLDAVSAGLKHPKKCVHKCLHSCAEDNSPYCIAQALVNAYRGKLQNGFAFAGANAYLVDKIVTVKELMTDLREGAEFKYHEVGKMIQDTKDEAERRLKEALNK
- a CDS encoding PPC domain-containing DNA-binding protein — protein: MQYSQGNVGRVFTLRLENGERLPGCLEQFAREHDIKAALCTLIGGADKGNVVSGPKDGRAQVIDPILCPVRGAREVIGLGTLFPDESGAPVLHMHAALGRDGETLTGCIRPGLDIWLVGEVVVMEIVGTDLLRKKNTRRGVSLLTKE
- the lhgO gene encoding L-2-hydroxyglutarate oxidase, with protein sequence MYSAHIVICGAGILGLTIARELVAAGCDDIVVFDKEPAQGRHASGRNSGVLHAGIYYDPGTLKAKMCLEGNRRMTAFCEEKGLPLFKSGKVIVARTEDERGVLDELLRRATANGGTVEMIDEKRLAVIEPNARTVDRALFSPLTSVVDPKRVLDALREELETSGKVRFFFNTRFIGATGPNTVSTNQGDIGHKLFINAAGAYSDKVAQAFGIAENYRLLPFKGIYRKLAKPAADRIKGSIYPVPNIKNPFLGVHFTRSVHGDVYVGPTAIPAFGRENYGILKGLDAEVPEILFRDARMFMENEKFRAIALEEPRKYFFKHFFRDAARLVRELRPEDMLPSSKAGIRPQLVDIRTNRLVMDFVTEKALNSVHILNSISPAFTSSMYFAELVVKEHIGNLQH
- a CDS encoding DMT family transporter, with the translated sequence MPGFLYVMAAAFMWGLIGVFTKFILNAGVSALEIAFWRAMFGWVFFLIHAAVAGQIKVHRSDLPALLGFGVICVTLFYGAYQIAIRDVGMAMAAVLLYTAPAWVALLSRLVLKEELTLIKTACVGMTVLGVTCISLGPKLMSGATIEMNVFGLSAGLLSGFTYALYYIFGKKFLYRYPTPTIFVYALPFGAMFLLPFIDFVPKSAGTWLLMLGMALVTSYGAFSVYYAGLKRMDATHASVIATFEPLVAAVLAFILFGEKFSMLGYAGSSLIIVAVLMVVLSGQRTRRAARGEV